Proteins from a genomic interval of Arachis hypogaea cultivar Tifrunner chromosome 10, arahy.Tifrunner.gnm2.J5K5, whole genome shotgun sequence:
- the LOC112717042 gene encoding uncharacterized protein: MLVATTPFLRNLFSFRSHSHSHFFRMAATSSTSSILSEHSDAYAPFKRVCVRVGTHNGSFHCDEALGCFMIRLTNKFYNAQVVRSRDPQVLEGLDAVLDVGGVYDPSRDRYDHHQKGFEEVFGHGFSTKLSSAGLVYKHYGKEIIAKELRVDEEHPDVHRIYLAVYKSFMEAIDAIDNGINQYDTDQPPKYVNNTHLSSRVGRLNLDWTDPDQSSEKENEAFQRAMVLTGSEFMDSVRFHINSWLPARSIVNETLEARYSVDPSGEILVLEKFCPWKLHLFELEGEMKIDPPIKYVLYQDERSQQWRVQAVAVSPDRFESRKPLPSQWRGLRDDELSKECGLPGCVFVHMSGFIGGNRSFDGALAMARAALKM, translated from the exons ATGTTGGTGGCAACAACGCCATTTCTCAGAAACTTGTTCAGCTTCcgctctcactctcactctcacttctTTCGAATGGCAGCAACAAGTTCAACCAGTTCTATTCTTTCCGAGCATTCCGACGCTTACGCGCCGTTCAAGCGCGTGTGCGTTCGCGTCGGCACACACAACGGCAGCTTCCATTGCGACGAGGCGCTTGGCTGCTTCATGATTCGACTCACCAACAAATTCTACAACGCTCAAGTTGTTCGCTCTCGTGATCCtcag GTCTTGGAGGGTCTTGATGCCGTTCTTGATGTTGGGGGAGTGTATGACCCCAGCCGAGATCGCTACGATCATCACCAGAAAGGTTTTGAGGAGGTTTTTGGCCATGGCTTCTCAACCAAGTTGAGTAGCGCAGGTCTTGTTTACAAG CACTATGGAAAGGAGATTATAGCTAAGGAACTTAGGGTAGATGAAGAGCACCCAGATGTGCATCGCATATATCTGGCTGTTTACAAAAGCTTCATGGAG GCAATTGATGCTATAGACAATGGAATAAATCAATATGATACTGACCAGCCCCCAAAATATGTGAATAATACACATCTGTCCTCAAGAGTGGGAAGGTTAAATTTAGATTGGACAGATCCTGATCAGTCatctgaaaaagaaaatgaagcctTTCAACGTGCCATGGTTCTTACTGGTAGCGAATTTATGGAT AGTGTTCGATTTCATATTAATTCATGGTTACCAGCAAGGTCAATTGTAAATGAGACGCTTGAAGCTAGATATAGTGTTGATCCTAGTGGAGAAATTTTggttttggagaaattctgtcCG TGGAAGCTTCACTTATTTGAGCTTGAGGGGGAGATGAAAATTGACCCTCCCATTAAATATGTTCTATATCAG GATGAAAGAAGCCAACAGTGGCGAGTGCAGGCTGTTGCAGTATCTCCGGATAGGTTTGAGAGCCGTAAGCCTCTACCATCGCAATGGCGGGGTCTTAGGGATGATGAACTGTCCAAGGAATGTGGCCTTCCTGGCTGTGTATTTGTCCACATGAGTGGATTTATCGGTGGAAACCGAAGTTTTGATGGTGCCTTGGCCATGGCAAGAGCTGCATTGAAGATGTAA
- the LOC112717043 gene encoding L-type lectin-domain containing receptor kinase S.4, with protein sequence MMGTLLQFYPFLFLFLFLPILNTVLSQPQQLFYSGFNHIPGTNLSLTGIAKIDDKNGILKLTNETSRLIGHAFYPIPFQFKNNNGSRTFSFSSSFAIAIVPEYPKLGGHGLAFTISASLDTLKHALPSQYLGLLNSTNIGNFSNHLFAVEFDTVQDFEFGDINDNHVGININNLVSNVSCNASYYAEGEGEGKLENLNLKGGKPIMVWVDYDSVKSVISVTLSPSSTKPKKPTLSYSLDLSPIFHERMYVGFSASTGLLASSHYVLGWSFKINGTAPTLDLDSLPKLPGPKKKQTPMVVGVSVATSFIALFSLFLGFYLFWKIKNADVIEPWELEIGPHRYSYKELKKATKGFKDKGLLGQGGFGRVYKGTLPNSKNQVAVKRVSHESKQGLREFVSEIASIGRLRHRNLVQLLGWCRRRGDLLLVYDFMENGSLDKYLFDEPKTILRWQERFKIIKDVASALLYLHEGYEQVVIHRDVKASNVLLDSEMNGRLGDFGLARLYEHGGHPSTTRVVGTLGYLAPELPRTGKATPSTDVYAFGALMLEVACGVRPVDPRKAQHEDLVLVDWVWKMYKEGKLLDVVDPNLNGDFDEREIVMVLKLGLMCSNGAPNSRPSMRQVTRYLDGENLLPDSLMKPHHNNQEGFDEFLNPFGSSFNSSDNIGMYASFPSFTNSPVFTPIGRRETS encoded by the exons ATGATGGGCACCTTGCTCCAATTCTACCCTTTTCTCTTCCTATTCCTATTCCTTCCAATCCTAAACACAGTTttatcacaaccccaacaactcTTTTATTCTGGATTCAATCATATTCCAGGAACCAACTTATCCCTGACTGGAATAGCGAAAATTGATGACAAAAATGGAATCTTGAAGCTCACAAACGAAACAAGTAGATTAATTGGGCATGCCTTTTACCCAATCCCATTTCAGTTCAAGAATAACAATGGCAGCAGAACCTTCTCATTCTCTTCATCATTTGCAATTGCCATTGTTCCTGAGTATCCAAAGCTTGGTGGCCATGGCTTGGCTTTCACCATTTCAGCTTCCCTGGATACTCTCAAGCATGCACTTCCAAGCCAGTATCTTGGCCTACTCAACTCAACCAACATTGGAAACTTCTCCAACCACCTTTTCGCCGTCGAATTCGACACTGTCCAGGACTTCGAATTCGGCGACATAAATGATAACCATGTTGGTATAAACATCAACAACTTGGTTTCCAATGTTTCTTGTAATGCAAGTTACTACGCCGAAGGCGAAGGCGAAGGAAAACTTGAAAATCTAAACCTTAAGGGTGGTAAACCAATCATGGTTTGGGTTGATTATGATTCTGTTAAGAGTGTGATAAGTGTTACACTCTCTCCTTCTTCTACAAAACCAAAGAAACCAACTTTGTCATATTCATTGGATCTCTCACCAATCTTTCATGAGAGAATGTATGTTGGATTCTCTGCTTCAACGGGTTTGCTTGCAAGCTCCCATTATGTCTTGGGTTGGAGCTTCAAGATCAATGGAACTGCTCCAACACTTGATCTCGATTCGCTTCCGAAGCTTCCGGGTCCCAAGAAGAAGCAAACTCCCATGGTTGTTGGGGTTTCAGTTGCTACTTCATTCATTGCTCTGTTTTCTCTGTTTCTTGGATTTTACTTGTTCTGGAAAATCAAGAATGCTGATGTTATTGAGCCATGGGAGCTTGAGATTGGGCCTCACAG ATACTCATATAAAGAGCTCAAGAAAGCTACAAAGGGTTTCAAGGACAAGGGGCTACTTGGTCAAGGAGGATTCGGCAGAGTTTACAAAGGAACTCTGCCGAATTCCAAGAACCAAGTAGCTGTGAAGAGAGTATCACATGAGTCAAAACAAGGTCTTAGAGAATTTGTGTCAGAAATCGCCAGCATCGGCCGGCTTCGCCACCGGAACTTGGTCCAATTGCTCGGCTGGTGCCGCCGCCGTGGCGACCTCCTACTTGTGTATGATTTCATGGAAAATGGTAGCCTAGACAAGTACTTATTCGACGAGCCGAAAACCATCCTAAGATGGCAAGAAAGGTTCAAGATCATAAAGGATGTTGCTTCAGCACTTTTATATCTCCATGAAGGATATGAACAAGTGGTGATTCATAGAGATGTTAAAGCTAGTAATGTTCTTTTAGATAGTGAAATGAATGGAAGGCTTGGAGATTTTGGTTTAGCAAGATTGTATGAACATGGTGGTCATCCTAGCACAACAAGGGTGGTTGGAACATTAGGTTATTTGGCACCTGAGTTGCCAAGAACAGGAAAAGCCACTCCTAGCACTGATGTTTATGCATTTGGTGCATTAATGCTTGAAGTGGCATGTGGGGTTAGGCCTGTTGATCCAAGAAAGGCACAACATGAGGATTTGGTTTTGGTGGATTGGGTTTGGAAGATGTACAAAGAAGGGAAGCTACTTGATGTTGTGGACCCAAATTTGAATGGTGATTTTGATGAGAGGGAGATTGTTATGGTTCTCAAATTAGGCCTAATGTGTTCAAATGGTGCACCAAATTCTAGGCCTAGCATGAGGCAAGTGACTAGGTATTTGGATGGAGAAAATTTGTTGCCTGATTCATTGATGAAGCCTCATCATAATAACCAAGAGGGTTTTGATGAGTTCTTGAATCCATTTGGGTCTTCTTTTAATAGTTCAGATAATATTGGCATGTATGCTAGTTTTCCTTCATTCACTAATTCCCCTGTTTTTACTCCTATTGGTAGGAGAGAAACAAGTTGA